A section of the Malus sylvestris chromosome 17, drMalSylv7.2, whole genome shotgun sequence genome encodes:
- the LOC126610415 gene encoding uncharacterized protein LOC126610415, translated as MAHPTPPPPPPPTTPFLVGSPKVDPCVRLFFRDLGSPKDVLQLLPSAWSHNPLTTLKIICNLQEAQSDEEAFLTAMVWLHQNHPNTLAHNLLPITVYFSSISDLVPLLTRVLLDGRRHEVDHEEKYNSKCRISQRNVKLLRRHQGAVAAALAKKMAAKLEAKEKASKLLTIKKSAALATKAAERYESDPHFRLLHDLVSDIFADCLKHDIGVLQHHHSLDENDDAYYSMEITCAAEYCPTVHSAVARPTDLLFESIANKVFPSDSNLPPNKQEEGEGRVEAQERLSKEVLAPLRNVLATPDAVSNR; from the coding sequence atGGCTCATCCTACGCCGCCTCCGCCTCCTCCGCCTACAACTCCTTTTCTTGTTGGTTCTCCAAAGGTCGACCCATGTGTTCGTCTGTTTTTCCGGGACCTTGGTTCCCCTAAAGATGTGCTGCAACTGCTCCCGTCTGCCTGGTCGCACAATCCCCTGACTACGCTCAAGATCATCTGCAACCTACAAGAAGCCCAGTCCGACGAGGAAGCTTTCTTGACGGCGATGGTTTGGCTCCACCAGAACCACCCCAACACTCTCGCCCACAACCTCCTCCCCATCACGGTCTACTTTTCTTCTATTAGCGACCTTGTCCCCCTTCTCACCCGAGTGCTTCTCGACGGCCGCCGCCACGAAGTTGATCACGAGGAGAAGTACAACAGCAAGTGCCGGATTTCGCAGCGAAACGTAAAATTATTGCGTCGTCACCAGGGGGCGGTGGCGGCGGCATTAGCCAAGAAAATGGCAGCCAAGCTAGAAGCCAAAGAAAAAGCGAGTAAGCTGTTGACAATAAAGAAGAGCGCCGCCCTGGCCACCAAGGCTGCTGAGAGGTACGAGAGCGATCCCCATTTTCGGTTGTTGCACGACCTGGTTTCGGATATTTTCGCCGACTGCTTGAAGCATGACATTGGAGTATTGCAGCATCACCATTCTCTTGACGAGAACGATGATGCTTACTACAGCATGGAGATAACGTGTGCCGCTGAGTACTGCCCCACCGTCCACTCCGCCGTAGCCCGCCCCACTGATCTACTGTTTGAAAGTATTGCCAACAAGGTTTTCCCATCCGATTCCAATCTGCCGCCGAACAAGCAGGAAGAAGGTGAGGGACGTGTTGAGGCCCAAGAGCGGCTCTCGAAGGAGGTTTTGGCGCCTCTGAGAAACGTCTTGGCGACACCCGATGCTGTTTCTAACCGTTGA
- the LOC126610603 gene encoding probable LRR receptor-like serine/threonine-protein kinase At1g07650 isoform X2: MAKEDFSYTTILILITTAGFAAAQLSVSNCSLHFDLGSSPSPNSTCEAGDWGGFLRKDCCTSAFNVYLYALGQHANQRGPIYLNSAEQGVCLASLKNPQKDVLDCGIEKLTSGAGGCSDFTVADVTNRLGDKLKSLEGNCGFRFSDGKDGQLCDSCVNSWQDIGPWHSSSTDAESFEVETNVCRFAVLVSYTSIKLEDKAHLSAVYSCLGSQEGFKYNQPPKGHRKLSKGLWIMIGGGVVGVFVFVVLAACILSKKRTKSTPPPPKKDAFKDVIFKESGCPKIHIKEVYSATDNLNPTNFIGEGTAGKVYKGILPNNQRVAVKHIINDGNVETFAREVMSLSHIRHPNLVMLIGYCVNEDECFLVYELCPNGNLSEWIFGKDRNLSWIHRLEIAIDSARGLSFLHTYPEGCIVHRDIKPTNILLGENFEAKLSDFGLSKIIELGETYVSSEVRGTFGYVDPDYRINNHVNSSGDVCSFGIVLLQILSGKKVINMNLNTPMPLNKQAKVLNRGGSINEFADPKLDREYSEEAFDLTLQLALSCTALKQQRPSMQQIVVRLQEALDISTRAKASTPEDSPDASFSY; encoded by the exons ATGGCGAAGGAAGATTTTTCTTATACCACAATTCTCATCCTGATCACCACCGCCGGCTTTGCAGCTGCTCAGCTTTCTGTGTCCAACTGCAGCCTTCATTTTGATTTGGGATCATCGCCGTCTCCAAATTCAACTTGCGAAGCAGGGGATTGGGGAGGGTTTCTGCGCAAAGACTGCTGCACATCGGCGTTCAATGTCTACCTTTACGCGTTGGGGCAGCATGCGAATCAAAGAGGACCGATATACCTCAACTCTGCCGAGCAGGGGGTTTGCTTGGCCTCCTTGAAGAATCCGCAGAAGGATGTTTTAGACTGTGGGATTGAGAAGCTGACAAGTGGCGCCGGTGGCTGCTCTGACTTCACTGTTGCTGACGTTACAAATAGATTGGGAGACAAGTTGAAAAGCTTAGAGGGGAACTGCGGATTCCGGTTTTCTGATGGAAAAGATGGGCAGCTGTGCGATTCTTGTGTGAATAGTTGGCAAGACATAGGACCATGGCATTCGTCATCCACGGATGCAGAATCTTTCGAGGTTGAAACTAACGTTTGCAGGTTCGCGGTGCTGGTGTCGTATACAAGCATAAAGCTTGAAGATAAAGCACATCTTAGTGCAGTTTATAGTTGCCTTGGATCACAAGAAGGCTTCAAGT ATAATCAACCACCAAAGGGTCATAGGAAACTCAGTAAAG gtttatggattatgatCGGAGGAGGAGTCGTGGGTGTCTTTGTTTTTGTAGTACTAGCCGCCTGCATTTTGTCAAAGAAACGTACCAAATCAACTCCGCCACCCCCAAAAAAAGACG CGTTTAAGGATGTGATTTTCAAGGAATCAGGCTGTCCAAAAATTCATATCAAGGAAGTGTATTCTGCTACAGACAATCTAAACCCAACAAATTTCATCGGCGAAGGAACTGCTG GAAAGGTGTATAAGGGCATACTACCAAACAATCAGCGTGTAGCGGTTAAGCACATTATCAATGACGGAAATGTGGAGACATTTGCCAGAGAAGTTATGAGCTTATCGCACATCAGACACCCAAACCTTGTTATGTTGATAGGTTATTGTGTAAATGAAGACGAGTGCTTCCTTGTCTATGAGCTTTGTCCCAACGGCAACCTCTCAGAATGGATTTTTG GGAAAGATAGGAACCTGTCCTGGATCCACAGGCTTGAGATTGCAATTGATAGCGCTCGAGGTCTATCGTTCCTCCACACGTATCCAGAAGGCTGCATTGTCCATCGCGATATCAAG CCAACAAACATTCTCCTTGGGGAGAATTTCGAAGCAAAGCTATCAGACTTTGGACTCTCCAAGATTATTGAGCTGGGAGAAACCTATGTCAGTTCAGAAGTGAGAGGAACTTTCGGGTACGTTGACCCTGACTATCGAATCAACAACCACGTAAATTCATCAGGAGATGTCTGCAGCTTTGGAATTGTACTTCTGCAGATCCTATCGGGGAAGAAAGTTATCAACATGAATCTGAACACACCAATGCCATTAAATAAACAG GCAAAGGTCCTCAACCGAGGTGGCAGCATCAATGAATTCGCTGATCCTAAACTTGACAGGGAATACTCAGAAGAAGCGTTTGATCTAACTCTTCAGCTGGCATTGTCGTGCACAGCACTCAAACAACAAAGACCATCAATGCAGCAAATTGTTGTGAGATTACAAGAGGCGCTTGACATATCAACACGGGCAAAGGCCTCTACTCCTGAAGATTCACCAGATGCCAGCTTCTCGTATTGA
- the LOC126610603 gene encoding probable LRR receptor-like serine/threonine-protein kinase At2g28960 isoform X1: MAKEDFSYTTILILITTAGFAAAQLSVSNCSLHFDLGSSPSPNSTCEAGDWGGFLRKDCCTSAFNVYLYALGQHANQRGPIYLNSAEQGVCLASLKNPQKDVLDCGIEKLTSGAGGCSDFTVADVTNRLGDKLKSLEGNCGFRFSDGKDGQLCDSCVNSWQDIGPWHSSSTDAESFEVETNVCRFAVLVSYTSIKLEDKAHLSAVYSCLGSQEGFKYNQPPKGHRKLSKGLWIMIGGGVVGVFVFVVLAACILSKKRTKSTPPPPKKDAAFKDVIFKESGCPKIHIKEVYSATDNLNPTNFIGEGTAGKVYKGILPNNQRVAVKHIINDGNVETFAREVMSLSHIRHPNLVMLIGYCVNEDECFLVYELCPNGNLSEWIFGKDRNLSWIHRLEIAIDSARGLSFLHTYPEGCIVHRDIKPTNILLGENFEAKLSDFGLSKIIELGETYVSSEVRGTFGYVDPDYRINNHVNSSGDVCSFGIVLLQILSGKKVINMNLNTPMPLNKQAKVLNRGGSINEFADPKLDREYSEEAFDLTLQLALSCTALKQQRPSMQQIVVRLQEALDISTRAKASTPEDSPDASFSY, encoded by the exons ATGGCGAAGGAAGATTTTTCTTATACCACAATTCTCATCCTGATCACCACCGCCGGCTTTGCAGCTGCTCAGCTTTCTGTGTCCAACTGCAGCCTTCATTTTGATTTGGGATCATCGCCGTCTCCAAATTCAACTTGCGAAGCAGGGGATTGGGGAGGGTTTCTGCGCAAAGACTGCTGCACATCGGCGTTCAATGTCTACCTTTACGCGTTGGGGCAGCATGCGAATCAAAGAGGACCGATATACCTCAACTCTGCCGAGCAGGGGGTTTGCTTGGCCTCCTTGAAGAATCCGCAGAAGGATGTTTTAGACTGTGGGATTGAGAAGCTGACAAGTGGCGCCGGTGGCTGCTCTGACTTCACTGTTGCTGACGTTACAAATAGATTGGGAGACAAGTTGAAAAGCTTAGAGGGGAACTGCGGATTCCGGTTTTCTGATGGAAAAGATGGGCAGCTGTGCGATTCTTGTGTGAATAGTTGGCAAGACATAGGACCATGGCATTCGTCATCCACGGATGCAGAATCTTTCGAGGTTGAAACTAACGTTTGCAGGTTCGCGGTGCTGGTGTCGTATACAAGCATAAAGCTTGAAGATAAAGCACATCTTAGTGCAGTTTATAGTTGCCTTGGATCACAAGAAGGCTTCAAGT ATAATCAACCACCAAAGGGTCATAGGAAACTCAGTAAAG gtttatggattatgatCGGAGGAGGAGTCGTGGGTGTCTTTGTTTTTGTAGTACTAGCCGCCTGCATTTTGTCAAAGAAACGTACCAAATCAACTCCGCCACCCCCAAAAAAAGACG CAGCGTTTAAGGATGTGATTTTCAAGGAATCAGGCTGTCCAAAAATTCATATCAAGGAAGTGTATTCTGCTACAGACAATCTAAACCCAACAAATTTCATCGGCGAAGGAACTGCTG GAAAGGTGTATAAGGGCATACTACCAAACAATCAGCGTGTAGCGGTTAAGCACATTATCAATGACGGAAATGTGGAGACATTTGCCAGAGAAGTTATGAGCTTATCGCACATCAGACACCCAAACCTTGTTATGTTGATAGGTTATTGTGTAAATGAAGACGAGTGCTTCCTTGTCTATGAGCTTTGTCCCAACGGCAACCTCTCAGAATGGATTTTTG GGAAAGATAGGAACCTGTCCTGGATCCACAGGCTTGAGATTGCAATTGATAGCGCTCGAGGTCTATCGTTCCTCCACACGTATCCAGAAGGCTGCATTGTCCATCGCGATATCAAG CCAACAAACATTCTCCTTGGGGAGAATTTCGAAGCAAAGCTATCAGACTTTGGACTCTCCAAGATTATTGAGCTGGGAGAAACCTATGTCAGTTCAGAAGTGAGAGGAACTTTCGGGTACGTTGACCCTGACTATCGAATCAACAACCACGTAAATTCATCAGGAGATGTCTGCAGCTTTGGAATTGTACTTCTGCAGATCCTATCGGGGAAGAAAGTTATCAACATGAATCTGAACACACCAATGCCATTAAATAAACAG GCAAAGGTCCTCAACCGAGGTGGCAGCATCAATGAATTCGCTGATCCTAAACTTGACAGGGAATACTCAGAAGAAGCGTTTGATCTAACTCTTCAGCTGGCATTGTCGTGCACAGCACTCAAACAACAAAGACCATCAATGCAGCAAATTGTTGTGAGATTACAAGAGGCGCTTGACATATCAACACGGGCAAAGGCCTCTACTCCTGAAGATTCACCAGATGCCAGCTTCTCGTATTGA
- the LOC126610416 gene encoding uncharacterized protein LOC126610416: MVEKYEDDVVDVNASGGYMLPHDIIRYFVYHDYRGNAEAEAEAKAEAEREWKRMVEDLSLKQGALNKCLAVCDAPKNMIMNAARVSLALGILTSELNQEPAWKGKVMFYSQKPELHLIQGDDLESKCAFMRGMEHCQEWMIDLRKVFDVILEAAVKENLKPEQMVKNVLVVTHYKHFTGLWKRGYHEEIVGKYKEKGYGGVVPHLVFWNIINPEDNQPGNHIASGLEGLTLVTDFTDRMLKLLLDNDAQMGPEHVMEAALSGHKYQTTLAVVD; this comes from the coding sequence ATGGTTGAAAAGTACGAGGATGATGTGGTGGACGTGAATGCTAGCGGCGGTTATATGCTTCCACATGACATCATAAGATACTTTGTGTATCATGATTACAGAGGAAATGCGGAGGCGGAGGCGGAGGCGAAGGCAGAGGCTGAGCGTGAGTGGAAGAGGATGGTGGAGGATTTGTCCCTAAAACAAGGCGCGCTTAACAAGTGCTTGGCTGTATGCGACGCTCCAAAGAATATGATCATGAACGCAGCAAGGGTGTCTTTGGCTCTGGGGATTTTGACTTCTGAACTGAACCAAGAGCCGGCCTGGAAAGGGAAGGTGATGTTTTACAGCCAGAAGCCGGAGCTGCATTTGATACAAGGCGATGATCTCGAGTCCAAGTGCGCGTTTATGAGGGGAATGGAGCACTGCCAGGAATGGATGATCGATCTGAGGAAGGTGTTTGATGTGATTCTGGAAGCGGCAGTGAAGGAAAACTTGAAGCCGGAGCAGATGGtgaagaatgttttggtggtCACCCACTACAAACACTTCACCGGATTGTGGAAGAGGGGCTACCACGAGGAAATAGTGGGCAAGTACAAGGAGAAAGGGTACGGGGGTGTGGTGCCACACCTAGTGTTTTGGAATATTATCAACCCGGAGGATAATCAGCCGGGGAATCATATTGCAAGTGGACTTGAAGGGTTGACATTAGTGACCGACTTCACCGACAGAATGCTCAAGTTGTTATTGGACAATGACGCCCAGATGGGCCCCGAACATGTCATGGAAGCTGCGCTCTCCGGACACAAGTATCAAACTACTCTTGCTGTAGTCGACTGA